The genome window gtctccagtcgagtacatagTGTCATCACCGGACAGCAACTACAGCGTCATCGACAACcaacattaactgtccctgtattgtaccatcaaatgcaacaggcatggacctcCATCCCTCAAACTTACATCCCTCGCCCTTCTCGATCAGCAGACATGTATCCAATCGCGTAAAGAGGGTCATCACCGGACGGCAACTatagcgtcatccacaatcagcattaaccgtccctgtgttgtaccatcaagtgcaacaggcatagaactgcATCCCTGAAACCTACATCCCTCgtccttctcgatcaccagatatgcATCCAATCGAGTACACAGGGTCATCACCGGACggcaactacagcgtcatccacaatcagcattaaccgttcctgtattgtaccatcaagtgcaacaggcttggaactccatccctCAAACTTACATCCGGCACGTGTACAGCAAAATGCACgcacgtttccatgcttgcatGCAACGTTCTGGCGTTTACACCGGctgttaatgtgccagcatttcaagtGTGCTGTGGACTGTCTCGTGGAATGTTAAGTAACTAAAATGTCTTACCAatacaaatgtgttcccgaaaattcattactctacgttaataatATTTgcgtgttgcgatttctttccgtcgGCGTATTTTTTAGTGACCTTGTTTTTACGTGAATCTAATTGTGTAAAAATCTACTTTAATTGagcagtggtaaaaattgctgttttcaaGAGTGCGCcccagcgcgtagtgtgaagctatcgccctccgtttctggcggtggcgccgctgcgctgtggcaatcgcagctttggtgtctccctctggtgggaaaggggaaaggttgccagttcacgtgcatttaaggggtgctatgagctcgccagtcggtgagtctgggtcagtctctcgtccccagcttgctagtctgtctctcgtccgcatttgttaggcagttagtgtctgtctgtctttaGAAGtcctagtatgtctgtcgttcggatcaacctttaaagccggcaaaatgagagtctttccattcCGCCAGTAAGAgtactcagcgagtggtcgcccggtcggggcttagttcctgcatctgcgtctgcgcgttaggccgccagtctgctcgagtttgctcaggcaatggtcatttgCGGtttgatcgatcggttggtcggtcgcgcactgagacacaagatgagttGTCCGTctcgagcgtcggcgcatgtgaggtcgccacttgagtccagtgggctgcggcgtatagcgaggggtagtgacttcgcggtcgacacgagaacaacgggagtcaacccacgacatcagtctgtcCGGCGCGAGCTGCGATGCCGTTTGACGGGAGATCGCCGCGCCTTCcttcgtccgttgaagcggctggcagcggacggttcgggagagcgttgggtgtgctgcgccaggtcttcgccagaaatcgcagtttatttgaagttaagtaattggtgatatgttgtttgatttactcttgttaaattgtacttgttttcttggtgaggtcaccagccgttttgctttggggtcgtcccgccATTCTTCTCCGTAtgcccacccgcaggaaggtggttgtttataaattgggtggtacgTTTTTCCCTTGTGCAGTAGGGGCGGATTAGAGCAACctacggttcgggttgttcggcaacctccctatcaatctaccgtacgttagtagctgcgtgtgccggccgaagtggccgtgcggttaaaggcgctgccgtctgtaaccgcaagaccgctacggtcgcaggttcgaatcctgcctcgggcatggatgtttgtgatgtccttaggttagttaggtttaactagttctaagttctaggggactaatgacctcagcagttgagtcccatagtgctcagagccatttgagccagtagcTGCgtgtgtcatgtttgtcggatttggtgtgttaacgaatttattgcttggagtgtaacggcctaatacctaaaatatgttttgatctttgtaaACTTTGATGTTATtgtctatgatcttgagaggcggtatctgtgtactgtagagcatcttaagtattgttgtagaattttatataagattgcatttcatgggctttcatTTATATGAGCATTTTAgaacataaagttgccaccctttcaccgtaagacgtttcttagaagttaaaatcaagttggaccttcggtggcaaggttaatattttaattgttagtgttttgtaccatttccatccctcctatgggggggggggggggtgcacagtttgtgtgcttgtgtaaattgttaaaactcttagtttaaagttatctggtgtgttgcagatttgcaccggtGTGGTCTTTCAAAGGATAGTGTGagaggtcgtaactacggccgtgtcaaaaaggagcggcaaggttctctgccggAGAGCTTATACAGTCAAAAATTGTTTCTTTCTgattctgaataaattgtaactttgattataattttaaatctgtttcttttaaaaaatgcatttaggCACTataaaagtgaataaaattcctatttgttaaaaggaatttggttaagaTTTCATCAGTTAGTCTCTGGCAACTTCTTCCATGCTTAtattgtgtgattaaatgtgttaatgttcttgatgaatcgctagtaaataaactaaattcttaagaatatttcttgaaaataaatcacggttcagtaaTTTTTCCGAGAGTTTATTAGAAAACAAGGGTCaacaaatgtataaaaaaaatggtAAGTCCAATAACAAAACAGAGGCTGTGCCAACGGCGAGTGCCGAGCGGCATCACCAGCCGTGGCCGTGGCCGCCGCCGCCTCCGATGTTGTGGTAGACGTGCTTGTAGACGGGCACCCTGACGGGGTACGGCTTGGGCACGGGCACGGCGACCGGCTTCTTGACGGTGATGGGGTAGGGCTTGTCGACGGGCACGGGCACGCGCTTCTCCACGTAGACGGGGTAGGGCCGCTCGCGCTCCACCTGCACGGTGCGCGTCACGGGCACGTGGACGCGCTGCACCTGCCTGTGGTAGACGGGCACCGGGTGcggcaccgccaccgccaccggctGCGGCACGGCCACGGGCACGGGCTGCGGCACGGGCACGCGGATCACCTTCACCTGCGGCGGCGACGGCGCCTCGTGCAACACGCTAGAGTGCTCCTCGATCGGCTCGAAGGCGCCGTGGCCCAGGAAGCCGCCGCCGCGCGCGCCGCCGGCCACGGCCAGCAGCACAGCCACCAGCGTCGCGCTCCTACACTGCACCTGCCGACAGTGGACCACAGTCAGGCCGTGTCCTGCTAGGAAACAGCTTCCTCCACGAACGTAATGactaaaattttgttaaaatatcaaGTACCCAACTGTCACAGTTGTTATTGTTGCCACTCTGAAGACtaatttgatgcacctctccattctACTGTGTTTTGCCGAGGACTTTTCCTATTtgaacaactacactactggccattagaattgctacgccaggaagaaaggcagatgataaacgggtattcattggacaaatatattatactagaactgacgtgtgattacgttttcacgcaatttgggtgaataggccctgagaaatcagtacccagaacaaccacctctggccgtaacacgggccgtgatacgcctgggcattgagtcaaacagagcttggatggcgcgtacaggtacagctggccatgcagcttcaacacggtacaaCAGTTcctctagagtagtgactggcgtattgtgacgagccagttgatcggccgccattgaccagacgttttcaattgataagagatctagagaatgtgctggccagggcagcagtcgaacattttctgtatccagaaaggcccgtacaggacctgcaacatgcggtcgtgcattatcctgctgaaatgtagggtttcgcagggatcaaatgaaggttagagccactggtcgcaacacatctgaaatgtaacgtccactgttcaaagtgccgtcaatgcgaacaagaggagatagacgtgtaaccaatggcaccccacgcccggtgatacgccagtcgcttcagtctggaaccgcgtgaccgctacggtcgcaggttcgaatcctgcctggggcatggatgtgtgtgatgtccttaggttagtgaggtttaagtagttctaagttccgggggactgatgacctcagatgttaagtcccatagtgcttagagccattttataccccagtatggcgatgtgcgttcaccgcgatgtcgccaaacacggatgcgacaatcatgacgctgtaaatagaatctggactcatccgaaaaaatgacgtgttgccattcgtgcacccaggttcgtcgttgagtactccatcgcaggcgctcctgtctgtgatacagcggcaagggtacccgcagccatggtctccgagctgatagcccatgctgctgcaaacgtcgtcgaactgttcgtgcaaatggttgatgtcttgcaaacgtctttaTCTggtgactctgggatcgagatatGTCTGcaagatccgttatagccatgcggaaacggtgcctgtcatctcgtctgctagtgattcGATGCCGTTGGGATTCATCatagcgttccatattaccctcctgaacccacagattccatattctactaacagtcaatagatctcgaccaacgcgtgcagcaatgtcgcgatacgataaaccgctatcgcgataggctattaatctgacctttatcaaagtcgtgtatgagaaatcggtcggaaactttcctcatgtcagcgcgttgtaggcgtcaccaccggcgtcaaccttgtgtgaatgctctgaaaagctaatcatttgcatatcacagtatcttcctcctgttggttaaatttcgcgtctctagcacgtcatcttcgtggtgtagcaattttaatggccagtagt of Schistocerca serialis cubense isolate TAMUIC-IGC-003099 chromosome 2, iqSchSeri2.2, whole genome shotgun sequence contains these proteins:
- the LOC126456017 gene encoding uncharacterized protein LOC126456017 is translated as MARPVQCRSATLVAVLLAVAGGARGGGFLGHGAFEPIEEHSSVLHEAPSPPQVKVIRVPVPQPVPVAVPQPVAVAVPHPVPVYHRQVQRVHVPVTRTVQVERERPYPVYVEKRVPVPVDKPYPITVKKPVAVPVPKPYPVRVPVYKHVYHNIGGGGGHGHGW